Genomic window (Takifugu rubripes chromosome 1, fTakRub1.2, whole genome shotgun sequence):
AAGGAAGTATAGGACATTTAAGGAGTTGTATCAACAAACCATAATAAATGTTATAATTCATAATGATCTGAGGaagtattaatattaatacacTGATTGTTAAAAATATAATTAGTCGCTAGATACTTTCACAGTACTCACGCTTTCTTAATGTCTTCCTGAGAGGCTGTTTTGGAGACTCCCAAGACATTATAGTAATCTACCATGTTGATTCTGGTCACCTAAACACCCCTGGAAGTAAAATACAGTTAAGATTTAagttataaatacatttttgatttttttgtttattaCCTAAGTAGAAAGTAAAGGGTGATACTGCACATACAAATGAACTATGGAAGGAGTGGCAAAAGAAAGGGAAAGGGTAAGGCAATTATACATATAAGTCTTTACAAACAGAGTCAAAATGTGTAATATTCTGTGACGGCATACATAACCCTCAGACAAACAAATATCTGACGTAAGTCTTAAATTCCATATCATTTTTGGACACTAGTTGATAAAAATTAGGACAAACTGAGATATTATGACTGATTGTCTTAGCATATTAGACGTTCATGGTGTAGCAGGTGTTTCATTGGGATCTATTCAACATTACTAATTGTTTGATTACCAAGTTTATTATATAGTTtagaaattaattaaattagtCAGTATGTTTGTTATTTGTCATATTTCTAGCAGTTGAACGCTATAATTTATCCTAAAGAATACAACGGCCATGTTTATTTACATACAGAGTGAGCTTGAGGATCTCCATGACGTCAGAATCAGCTGATTGGTGCTTTATCAGCTTGCTATTTGAGTATGAATTtgaattaaatacatttaaaattagCCCGTGATCACATACACACAAGTTAACTTGGGCACCGAACATTTTGCTTTGTGTTTACACTGTCCTTGTTAAAACAACACCCAGTGCCCTTTAAAAGTTCCCCTGACCGGTGTTCTATTATAGCCACATGCTGACGGCCGCGCCAATCCCATTAACGGGCACTTCCAGGACCGCGGGGAACTTCCAAACTGAGGCACCACAAATAAATTTAACCCACTTTACTCTTCAGGGAACAGCCATGTGGTCAAAGCAATATTGTTTCTATTACGAAACGAATTCCAGGTCTACGGAATCCGACTACTTTATAAAAAATAGCAGACTTACATACAGTTTAAGGCGCCTCCTCACGTGGGCTTTGTATTCAAAAGCATTACGTCTGTTAACAACGTTTCTCGGCGTGTGGGAGTCAACCGACGGCCGTCGCCGCTTTCAGAACAAACTGTTGACCTACCGACGGATTTTTAGCCTTTATTTTCTCCGCAGGTTTTGACAGCTCCCGAATACGCCCCCCTGTCCTTCTTCGTGACAGCCGCAGAGACAAATCCTCTTTATCTCGCCTTCCTCTGGACAACAAGGGATAGTGTGTTTGCAGTAGAGTCCGGGacgtgtctctgctgctctgtggtccCTGCGGGGTAAAACAAGCGGCCAGTTTAGCCCCGTTAGCCCCGCACGCTGTTTAAAGATCCAGCCGTTACGTCACTCAGGTCTCTAGAACTTACCAGTGTGGTGACGTCACCAACGACGTTCGCCTGTTTCCCCAGCGATGCAACGTGATAAAATGCTGTGTGTCGTTGGGCTGCAAAACTGAATAGATATTTATAGCGTCATAGTTTATAGTTATAGggtttaaaatatgtatttaaatgtaaatgttacatAACTATGACGAAAGATAATTAGCTTAATACTTTTAGATGCGTTGGGCAATAACCTTGcgtttattgatttattttcgATTTCGATTGAAAGTCGAAGGGAGCCAATTCTGAAGGGAGTTGATAGTGACTATATCAGAGAGTGCCTTCTGATATGGGCAACTGTGCCAGACACCGCTGACAGGAACAGTAACTGCTTAAAGACGAAatataaagaagagaaaaagccgAGTTGGAGACGAAATGAACCTGTATTCCCACTTTCCCTCTGTTCTACTTCTAACTACATGATTATTATTCTTTGCTTTCCCCCCTGTCTAATTAAGTTTAAAGTTGAAATTATGGTCTTTCTGTGGGAAATGAATGTGGAATATCAACTACCTATTGATTGAGATTACAATACTATTAATGTTGGCCTGGACTTGAACATGGAAATGTATGTAAGAATTTGATTACTTTCACAGCCATATGTGCATATGATCTATTTCAAATACCCTATATATTTCTGAAGTAATAAAGAATGGCACAGATTCTAATGAAAGCTGGGTGCAACAATGGAGGACACCAACAAACACCAACACAACTATGCTGTAGCTGGTTCTGTTGGCTCAGAAACTGCAGAGAGGCTGAAAAGGCCAGCACAGCCTattgtttttgggggggggggggttgtaccTCATCGCCAACTGTAGAATAAAGACTGGCAAAGGCAGCGAACTAGAACTTTCATTGTAAATGGACGGCTGTTGCATATAAATGTGATATCAAGGAAAATATGGATGCTGAAATCTCTATCTGtagttaaaaatgcaaggtcagTTATTTAAATGTGTAGTAAAATTTCCATAGGCACTGCCAGAAACCATATTTTACCGGCACAAGCAGAATAATATTTCCTTAAAAGTCGTATGGTTTAAAGctttattgttaaatacattttcacaCTTTCCTGTAACAATTGTCATTAACATATGAACGTTTAAGACCAACAAACACCCAAAAGAATGGGACGACCATACACTCATTTcagatttttacttttttattgaATACTGTACTATTAGCAGAGCAGAGTTAACATGGTGTTGCTAGGAATGTGCACATTCATCTTAGCTATTGGAACAAGGGGTATGAAGCTGTGATGACTGTTCCCTTCAGTATTCCTCaccttcttcatcctcatctcccACGCTGTCTGTGCCGACCTCTTCGTAATCCTTCTCCAGGGCAGCCATGTCTTCTCTGGCCTCTGAAAACTCTCCCTCCTCCATTCCCTCCCCAACATACCAGTGGACGAAGGCTCTCTTGGCATACATGAGGTCAAACTTGTGGTCTAGACGGGCCCAGGCCTCAGCGATGGCTGTGGTGTTGCTCAGCATGCACACGGCCCTCTGCACTTTGGCCAGGTCTCCTCCAGGAACCACAGTGGGAGGCTGGTAGTTGATGCCTACTTTGAAGCCTGTGGGGCACCAGTCCACAAACTGGATGGTGCGTTTGGTTTTGATGGCTGCGATGGCAGAGTTGACATCTTTGGGAACCACATCGCCACGGTACAGCAGACAGCAGGCCATGTATTTACCATGGCGAGGATCGCACTTCACCATCTGATTGGCCGGCTCGAAGCAGGCGTTGGTAATGTCAGCGACAGACAGCTGCTCATGGTAGGCTTTCTCTGCAGAGATGACTGGAGCATAAGTGGCCAGAGGGAAGTGGATACGAGGGTAGGGcaccaggttggtctggaactcTGTCAGGTCAACATTCAGAGCTCCATCAAAGCGAAGGGAGGCCGTGATGGAGGACACTATCTGGCCGATGAGCCTGTTAAGGTTGGTGTAGGTCGGCCTCTCAATGT
Coding sequences:
- the LOC101067523 gene encoding tubulin alpha chain; this encodes MRECISMHVGQAGAQMGNACWELYCLEHGIQPDGQMPSDKTIGGGDDSFNTFFSETGAGKHVPRAIFVDLEPTVIDEVRTGTYRQLFHPEQLITGKEDAANNYARGHYTIGKEIIDLVLDRTRKLADQCTGLQGFLIFHSFGGGTGSGFTSLLMERLSVDYGKKSKLEFAVYPAPQVSTAVVEPYNSILTTHTTLEHSDCAFMVDNEAIYDICRRNLDIERPTYTNLNRLIGQIVSSITASLRFDGALNVDLTEFQTNLVPYPRIHFPLATYAPVISAEKAYHEQLSVADITNACFEPANQMVKCDPRHGKYMACCLLYRGDVVPKDVNSAIAAIKTKRTIQFVDWCPTGFKVGINYQPPTVVPGGDLAKVQRAVCMLSNTTAIAEAWARLDHKFDLMYAKRAFVHWYVGEGMEEGEFSEAREDMAALEKDYEEVGTDSVGDEDEEGEEY